A region of the Burkholderiales bacterium genome:
CTTGAACGGCGGCGCCTTGCTTTTGTCCTCGCCCGGCACCCGCTCGAGGCGCTTGTTCAACTCGAGCAGTTTCTGCTCGCTGATTGTAAAGTTGACGTAAATCGGATCGACCGAATACAAGGTCGACAGCAGCGTCTGCGCAGCCGTGACCAGCCCGCCCGGATTTATCAATGCGCGGCTCATCACCCCATCGCGCGGCGCTTCTATCGTCGTGTATTCGAGGTTCAACTGCGCCTGCCTGACGTTGGCGCGTTCCGCCTCGACGCTCGCCGCATCGGCCGCCTGGCGGGCAACCGCAGTGTCGAGGTCCTGCTTGCTGATCGCCTGCTCCGCGACCAGCGGCCGGATACGTTTCAACGCTGCCCGCGAATTGACCAGCGCCGCCTGAGCCTGCGCCAACCCGGCTTTGGCTTGTGCGAGCGCAGTGTTATACGGCTGCTGATCGATCACGAACAGCACGTCGCCTTTCTTCACGCGCGCGCCGTCTTCGAATACCTGGCGCTCGACCAAGCCGTTAACGCGCGCGCGAATTTCAACCGCATCGACCGCCGCGGTTTGCGCGACGTATTCTTCGTAAACCGTAACCGGCGCGGCAGTCGCCTTGATAACCGACACTTCGGCAGGCGGCGGCGCTTTCGGTGCCTGCGCGCCTTCCGGTCCCTGCGAACAAGCGGCAAGCCAGCACATCACGATGGAAAAAAACAAATAAGAACGCTTATTCATGCTTTTGAGTGCGATTCTAGAAGTGATTTCCTGCAACGCGTCGAGCAAAGCGTGCTGGAAAAGCTGTCCCAGTTCGCTGCAAGTCCCTGCGGCGACAAGCCATTGGGACAGATTGCAAAACACCGGGTTTGGTTCAGTCGGCGGCTGCGTTTTGCGTCG
Encoded here:
- a CDS encoding efflux RND transporter periplasmic adaptor subunit, which codes for MNKRSYLFFSIVMCWLAACSQGPEGAQAPKAPPPAEVSVIKATAAPVTVYEEYVAQTAAVDAVEIRARVNGLVERQVFEDGARVKKGDVLFVIDQQPYNTALAQAKAGLAQAQAALVNSRAALKRIRPLVAEQAISKQDLDTAVARQAADAASVEAERANVRQAQLNLEYTTIEAPRDGVMSRALINPGGLVTAAQTLLSTLYSVDPIYVNFTISEQKLLELNKRLERVPGEDKSKAPPFKLILGDGREYKFPGKLNFVDAAFDPKSGTLQVRLAVPNPDRYLRPGLFVRVVVAAYENTDAIRVPQKAVQEVQGSRSLWVIGPDNKASSRQITTASRIDNDWVVEKGLKPGELVVVEGMQKIQPGAVVNPVLASATADEPQSAQVEPAVLKTGN